The proteins below come from a single Penaeus monodon isolate SGIC_2016 unplaced genomic scaffold, NSTDA_Pmon_1 PmonScaffold_4161, whole genome shotgun sequence genomic window:
- the LOC119570848 gene encoding basic proline-rich protein-like — protein MVHYWELVPEFPKKKPKNTAVVLGPKLRGLQKTDGDTGVNDLSQPFPRDQAAPPTPMSKRLPSKNQNPQSPLLRHQAPKNIRERQNLIAPEKGFRTAPKPSPVGPKGATPKSSHQRDPPTEVPQTSRPPSTRPPQGSPPYPPGPPTPSPVQKSRKMSQDEEVLGPPMDGTAFDPLSRATTV, from the exons ATGGTACACTATTGGGAATTGGTGCCAGAATTTCCTAAGAAAAAGCccaagaacacagccgtcgtgctg GGCCCCAAGCTCCGTGGTCTTCAAAAGACGGACGGGGACACGGGGGTTAACGACCTGAGTCAGCCATTCCCGAGAGATCAGGCAGCTCCCCCGACCCCCATGTCGAAAAGGTTGCcctcaaaaaaccaaaaccctcaAAGTCCACTTCTCAGGCACCAGGCTcccaaaaacatcagagaaagg CAGAAcctcattgcccctgaaaagggctTTAG GACAGCTCCTAAGCCGAGCCCAGTTGGGCCCAAAGGAGCAACCCCAAAAAGCAGCCACCAGCGGGACCCTCCCACGGAGGTCCCCCAGACTTCCCGGCCCCCATCAACAAGACCCCCCCAGGGGAGCCCGCCATACCCCCCGggaccccccaccccatccccggTACAAAAAAGTCGAAAGATGTCACAAGACGAGGAGGTTTTGGGACCCCCCATGGACGGCACTGCATTTGACCCTCTTTCTAGGGCAACGACtgtttga